The proteins below come from a single Gemmatimonadales bacterium genomic window:
- a CDS encoding prepilin-type N-terminal cleavage/methylation domain-containing protein: MKRSPCSSREGFSLVEVVVAMVLLTSGLLCLAASARAVTWLTTQGARIGGAAVVASARIEQLRAACAGAGAGQATSGVFTERWTVAASGPLRSVTLNVSFPDPRGRRGAAFAALLWCAPASP; encoded by the coding sequence GTTCTCTCTCGTCGAGGTCGTCGTGGCGATGGTCCTGCTCACCTCGGGCCTCCTTTGCCTGGCGGCGTCGGCCCGCGCGGTGACCTGGCTGACGACGCAGGGCGCGCGGATCGGCGGCGCGGCGGTCGTCGCTTCGGCCCGCATCGAGCAGCTGCGCGCGGCGTGCGCGGGCGCGGGCGCGGGCCAGGCGACGTCGGGCGTGTTCACCGAGCGCTGGACGGTCGCGGCCTCGGGGCCGCTGCGCTCGGTCACGCTGAACGTCTCATTCCCGGATCCGCGGGGCCGGCGTGGCGCCGCCTTCGCCGCCCTGCTCTGGTGCGCCCCGGCGTCCCCGTGA